Proteins encoded by one window of Mariniplasma anaerobium:
- the topA gene encoding type I DNA topoisomerase — translation MANKKLIIVESPSKSKTISTYVKDDVLVLSSKGHIRDLATSGKDGLGIDIENDFQPSYKIIKGKNNLVKELKQKAKNREVLIATDQDREGEAIGWHLAQILELDPNAKNRIVFREITKQAITEALEHPRKIDQELVNSQEARRILDRIIGFKLSKLLQSKIKSKSAGRVQSVALKLIVDLEKKIEAFIPETYYEIDAQFPDFKASYHIPAKKRLSKEEADQIVKTSTNPFHISDIQTRNTKRKSKPAFITSTLQQDSINNLYMSASRTMMVAQKLYEGIEINDETIGLITYMRTDSNRLAAPFIKETNEFILNQYGKKYLGHYKVSTKENAQDAHEAIRPTSIYRTPDMMSSYLDKDELKLYKRIYERTLASLMSDALFESTKVKITSNDNIYNLEGSILKFDGHTKVYQDQKQVDKLLPKLEINQELKASEVLAIEKVTTPPARYSEATLIKEMESLGIGRPSTYAAIIQTLKNRAYVSLETKRFVPTEQGRLTSKELDSFFHKIINVDYTSKMEKKLDGIAEATESGVEIVSNFYHSFIPMIEYAQEHMKKVEPKMTDELCPKCGKPLVIRKSRYGEFIACSGFPKCRYIKGNEEQTDK, via the coding sequence ATGGCAAATAAAAAATTAATTATCGTGGAATCACCATCTAAATCAAAAACAATATCAACATACGTTAAAGATGACGTTCTTGTTTTGTCGTCTAAAGGACACATAAGAGATCTAGCAACATCTGGTAAAGATGGACTAGGTATTGATATAGAAAATGATTTTCAACCATCATATAAAATCATAAAAGGTAAAAATAATTTAGTTAAAGAATTAAAACAAAAAGCTAAAAATAGAGAAGTCTTGATTGCAACTGACCAGGATAGAGAAGGAGAAGCCATCGGATGGCATCTCGCTCAAATTCTTGAACTTGATCCAAATGCTAAAAATCGTATCGTTTTTAGAGAAATCACAAAACAAGCAATAACTGAAGCATTGGAACATCCAAGAAAGATTGATCAAGAATTAGTTAATTCTCAAGAAGCAAGACGTATCTTAGATCGCATCATTGGATTTAAATTATCAAAACTACTACAATCAAAAATTAAATCCAAATCTGCAGGACGTGTGCAAAGTGTTGCATTAAAACTAATTGTAGATTTAGAAAAGAAGATTGAAGCATTTATTCCAGAAACATATTATGAAATTGATGCACAATTTCCTGATTTTAAAGCATCTTATCATATACCGGCTAAAAAGCGGTTATCAAAAGAAGAAGCTGATCAAATTGTAAAAACATCAACAAATCCATTTCATATTAGTGATATTCAAACAAGAAATACAAAAAGAAAATCAAAACCGGCATTTATTACATCAACACTTCAACAAGATTCTATTAACAACTTATATATGAGCGCTAGTAGAACCATGATGGTTGCACAAAAACTATATGAAGGTATTGAAATAAATGATGAAACCATTGGGTTAATCACTTATATGCGTACAGATTCAAATAGATTGGCTGCACCATTTATTAAAGAAACAAATGAATTTATCTTAAATCAATATGGTAAAAAGTATTTAGGTCACTATAAAGTATCTACAAAAGAAAATGCACAGGATGCTCATGAAGCAATTAGACCTACATCCATTTATCGGACACCAGATATGATGTCATCATATTTAGATAAAGATGAATTAAAACTTTATAAACGTATTTATGAACGCACACTAGCTTCACTTATGAGTGATGCATTATTCGAAAGTACAAAAGTTAAAATTACATCAAATGATAATATTTATAACCTTGAAGGATCTATATTAAAATTTGATGGGCATACAAAGGTTTATCAAGATCAAAAACAAGTTGATAAATTATTACCTAAATTAGAAATAAATCAAGAACTTAAAGCAAGTGAAGTCCTAGCAATAGAAAAAGTAACAACTCCACCTGCAAGATATTCTGAAGCAACTTTAATTAAGGAAATGGAATCACTTGGTATAGGTAGACCATCTACTTATGCTGCAATTATCCAAACTTTAAAAAATAGAGCATACGTCTCCTTAGAAACAAAACGATTTGTTCCAACTGAACAAGGTAGACTAACTTCAAAAGAACTAGATTCATTCTTCCATAAAATCATTAATGTAGATTACACATCAAAAATGGAGAAAAAGCTTGATGGAATTGCAGAAGCAACTGAATCTGGTGTAGAAATAGTATCAAATTTTTATCATAGTTTTATTCCAATGATTGAATATGCACAAGAGCATATGAAAAAAGTAGAACCGAAAATGACTGATGAACTTTGTCCTAAATGTGGGAAACCATTGGTTATTAGAAAATCAAGATATGGTGAGTTTATAGCATGTAGTGGTTTTCCTAAATGTAGATATATAAAAGGCAATGAAGAACAAACAGATAAATAA
- the tpx gene encoding thiol peroxidase: protein MKTFKSKPVTLIGDTKEVGDIAPDFKALNHKNEYVSLSDFKTKYIILNVVPSLDTTVCDRQTRTVNQELSEIDDLTVLTISNDLPYAQARWCGSAGLDNVITLSDYIELDFGNKYGTYIKELRLLARSVFVLDQNRKIIYIEYVDEMSSHLNFDELLTFVKNLPKD, encoded by the coding sequence ATGAAAACTTTTAAATCTAAACCAGTGACACTAATTGGTGACACAAAAGAAGTCGGAGATATTGCTCCAGATTTTAAAGCATTAAATCATAAAAATGAATATGTTAGTTTGTCAGATTTTAAGACGAAATACATTATTTTAAATGTAGTTCCTTCTCTAGACACAACAGTCTGTGATCGTCAAACTAGAACAGTCAATCAAGAATTATCAGAAATTGATGATTTAACAGTTTTAACGATTTCAAATGATCTTCCATATGCACAAGCAAGATGGTGTGGAAGTGCAGGATTAGATAATGTCATCACATTAAGTGATTACATTGAATTAGATTTTGGGAATAAATATGGAACTTATATTAAAGAATTACGATTATTAGCAAGATCAGTATTCGTTCTTGATCAAAATAGAAAGATCATTTATATTGAATATGTTGATGAAATGAGTTCACATTTAAACTTTGATGAATTGCTTACTTTTGTTAAAAACTTACCGAAAGATTAA